One genomic segment of Flagellimonas marinaquae includes these proteins:
- a CDS encoding site-specific integrase, translated as MRSTNTFSILIWQYAQRANANNEANLYARISLNGKKANISLKKKLNVNSWDSKKQRAKGTKASARYLNEYLEEVRMDVFQLYRKLKAEHGLVTVEKIKSHYLGENQKAHYLSEVFDFHNETNKEKLAPKTLCHYSTNQKYVLEFIKQQYNKNDYPLHELDYPFLLRLESFLRAYDPKKHYRKSIANNAVMKHIQRFRKQIKLAVELNWLKDDPFKKFTPKMEKRQREFLTEEELKNIVHLEITCERLEIVKDLFLFSCYTGIPYGDIVQLTHKNLVIGIDGNKWITAKRNKNGVPYELPLLDVPLSLVNKYLGHARTKATGTLLPKISNQKLNSYLKEIADLCKIKKNLTFHMARHTFATTVTLSNGVPIETVSKMLGHTKLATTQIYARVIEKKVSNDMQQLRSKLKNQSTQQKKVTRPK; from the coding sequence ATGAGATCAACTAACACATTTTCCATCCTAATTTGGCAATACGCCCAACGAGCAAATGCCAATAATGAAGCAAATCTTTACGCCAGAATCAGTCTTAACGGCAAAAAGGCCAACATCAGCCTGAAGAAAAAACTGAATGTCAATAGTTGGGACTCAAAAAAACAACGTGCCAAAGGCACCAAAGCATCAGCCAGATATTTAAACGAATACCTGGAGGAGGTCAGAATGGATGTTTTCCAACTGTACCGGAAACTGAAGGCGGAACATGGTCTAGTTACCGTGGAAAAGATTAAATCCCATTATCTTGGTGAGAACCAAAAGGCACATTATTTGAGTGAGGTCTTTGATTTCCACAATGAGACCAACAAGGAAAAATTGGCTCCCAAAACCCTTTGCCATTATAGTACCAATCAAAAGTATGTTCTTGAATTCATCAAACAACAATACAATAAAAATGATTATCCGTTACACGAACTTGATTATCCTTTCCTTTTGCGATTGGAGAGCTTCCTGCGCGCTTATGACCCAAAGAAACATTACAGAAAGTCCATTGCCAACAATGCTGTAATGAAACATATCCAACGTTTCAGAAAACAAATAAAGTTGGCAGTTGAACTGAATTGGTTGAAAGACGATCCATTTAAAAAATTTACCCCTAAAATGGAAAAAAGGCAGAGGGAGTTTCTGACTGAGGAAGAACTTAAGAACATTGTTCATTTAGAAATCACATGCGAGCGTCTTGAAATTGTAAAAGACCTTTTTCTTTTTAGTTGCTATACAGGTATTCCCTATGGAGACATCGTACAACTTACCCATAAAAATCTTGTCATCGGGATTGATGGGAATAAATGGATAACCGCAAAACGAAATAAAAACGGAGTTCCCTATGAACTCCCCTTATTGGATGTCCCGCTTTCTCTTGTAAATAAATACCTTGGACATGCAAGAACAAAAGCAACGGGTACCTTATTACCAAAAATATCCAACCAAAAATTAAACAGCTACCTAAAGGAGATTGCTGACCTGTGCAAGATCAAAAAGAATCTTACCTTCCATATGGCTCGCCACACCTTTGCAACGACCGTGACATTGTCAAATGGTGTTCCCATTGAGACAGTATCAAAAATGCTTGGCCATACCAAATTGGCAACAACTCAGATCTATGCACGTGTTATTGAAAAGAAGGTCAGCAATGATATGCAACAGCTTAGATCCAAGCTAAAAAATCAAAGTACCCAACAAAAAAAAGTAACACGTCCAAAATAA
- a CDS encoding outer membrane beta-barrel protein encodes MKYYNLLVCLAFFFSLTVKSQNSEIGFRTGVNFATLRTGDNTGTANTGSIEYLTRLNFSITYELIFSNHFGLDVSLGYQGRDGGDFDEESKLRIGIDNFKSKLDYVNATTLFRYYPFNDQQFQPFITLGPGFSYLIKTD; translated from the coding sequence ATGAAATACTATAACCTTCTAGTTTGCTTAGCCTTCTTTTTTTCTTTAACCGTAAAAAGTCAAAATTCTGAAATTGGGTTTAGAACTGGGGTAAACTTTGCCACATTGAGAACAGGAGACAATACTGGAACTGCAAATACAGGATCTATTGAATATTTGACTCGACTAAATTTCTCTATAACCTACGAACTTATATTTTCTAATCATTTTGGATTGGATGTAAGCCTAGGATATCAAGGTAGAGACGGTGGAGACTTTGATGAAGAAAGCAAACTGAGAATCGGAATTGACAACTTTAAAAGTAAATTGGACTACGTTAACGCCACTACTCTTTTTAGGTACTATCCGTTTAACGATCAACAATTTCAACCATTCATAACTCTAGGTCCAGGATTTTCCTATCTGATTAAGACTGATTAA
- a CDS encoding tetratricopeptide repeat protein — protein sequence MSSLFLLGKAQSEVANNYFHKGNYDSTQHYAKKAIALGTENNLPEVTTSALLSIGNIHYSKFEDVDAIATYQQIDSIAEFSGEKNPYVVKALFNLGKVLLRTYSVQDTSYIGKSEQYFKNAIQMASEINDSDQEHYGYIMLGNIFGQRKEYQKAKPYFKKSLTYFKSNGSIENVANIYWSLGIIETDLNNYDQADAYYKKRLALLTDTGDPNQIANANRVYAGFLLRIGRYKQAVPYFEDAYAYFKQADAGSSGVLLGITKNLAESYGKTGDFEQAVEYYGRSFVLQDSLEARKQKSLALDLEAKYQTQKREQEIALLKSQNELAEQQKRNQRNLFLGGIGLTSVAVLFLFVLYRNRLRTNQKLRELDVAKSNFFANISHELRTPLSLIQGPVEQQLERAELSQEDKRNLTIAKKNTQQLATLVDQLLDLSKLESGFYKLHVGKAILSTFLKSQAESFLFSAEKKSQQLQIKISKDQNHYWFDADILQKVVGNLLGNALKYSPQNAKINFEAETIEGVLSLTVTNTGVSLTKNELKEIFNRFHQIHTNKRGTGIGLALTKELVGLHKGKIKAKSGPESVTFHVELPMLETDYSNEEKVTGTKSTSLKETYQENTDAVEDESKVSSTKSDESRDIILIVDDNEDLRTYVSSIFNDEFNIVTADNGSIGFEKALKQVPDLIITDLMMPEEDGLKLTENCKTNDATSHIPILMLTAKAGDENRLTGLETGADAYLTKPFNNKILKQTAKNLLESRRKLQERFSQEIILTPKDISISSYDERFLESLQNVLDDHLVASDFNSKDFAKALGMSRMQLHRKLKALTGQTTTEFIRSQRLKLAASLLQKSDVNISEIGYQVGFNDHSYFTKCFRETYGTSPSEFSKK from the coding sequence ATGTCCTCACTTTTTCTCTTGGGCAAAGCGCAAAGTGAGGTGGCCAATAACTACTTTCACAAAGGAAATTACGATTCCACACAGCACTATGCCAAAAAGGCCATCGCTTTGGGGACGGAGAACAATTTGCCCGAAGTGACCACCAGTGCACTACTTTCCATTGGAAACATACATTATTCAAAGTTTGAAGATGTTGATGCAATAGCCACCTACCAGCAAATAGATTCCATTGCAGAATTTTCGGGAGAAAAGAACCCATATGTTGTCAAAGCGTTGTTCAATTTAGGCAAAGTACTTTTAAGGACCTACAGCGTACAGGACACTTCTTATATCGGAAAGTCTGAACAATATTTTAAAAACGCCATACAAATGGCTTCGGAAATAAATGATAGCGATCAGGAACACTACGGCTATATTATGCTTGGAAATATTTTTGGACAACGAAAGGAATATCAAAAGGCCAAGCCCTATTTTAAAAAAAGCTTGACATATTTTAAAAGCAACGGTTCCATTGAAAACGTAGCTAATATTTATTGGTCCTTGGGTATCATAGAGACAGACCTCAATAATTATGATCAAGCCGATGCCTACTATAAAAAAAGGCTTGCCCTGCTCACTGACACGGGGGACCCTAATCAAATTGCCAACGCCAATCGGGTCTACGCTGGGTTTCTTCTAAGAATTGGGCGCTATAAACAGGCCGTACCATATTTTGAAGACGCCTATGCCTATTTTAAACAAGCCGATGCCGGTTCTAGTGGTGTTTTGTTGGGAATCACAAAAAACCTAGCAGAATCCTATGGAAAAACCGGGGACTTTGAGCAAGCGGTCGAATACTATGGACGATCATTCGTTCTGCAAGATTCTCTAGAGGCCCGAAAGCAAAAAAGCCTTGCTCTGGACCTTGAAGCCAAATACCAAACACAAAAAAGAGAACAAGAAATAGCACTGTTGAAATCACAAAATGAACTCGCCGAACAACAAAAAAGGAATCAGCGTAATCTTTTTTTGGGAGGAATAGGTTTAACATCCGTGGCAGTATTGTTTCTCTTTGTGCTTTATCGCAACCGTCTAAGAACGAATCAAAAATTAAGAGAGCTGGATGTGGCCAAATCAAACTTTTTTGCCAACATATCCCATGAACTGCGTACACCTTTGTCTTTGATACAGGGTCCGGTAGAACAGCAACTGGAGCGTGCGGAACTAAGCCAAGAAGATAAGCGGAACCTGACCATTGCCAAAAAAAACACCCAACAGCTCGCTACTTTGGTCGATCAGTTGCTGGACCTATCAAAACTGGAATCAGGATTTTACAAATTGCATGTAGGTAAAGCAATATTGTCCACTTTTTTGAAATCACAGGCGGAATCGTTCTTGTTCAGCGCTGAAAAAAAGTCCCAACAACTCCAAATAAAAATCTCCAAAGATCAAAATCATTATTGGTTTGATGCTGACATACTTCAGAAGGTCGTGGGCAATCTTTTGGGCAATGCACTAAAATACAGCCCACAAAATGCCAAGATAAATTTTGAGGCGGAAACCATAGAGGGCGTTCTCTCATTAACGGTGACAAATACAGGTGTATCCCTAACAAAAAATGAATTAAAGGAAATATTCAACCGCTTTCATCAAATTCATACCAATAAAAGAGGCACGGGCATTGGACTGGCGCTTACCAAAGAACTGGTCGGATTGCATAAAGGAAAGATTAAGGCCAAGAGCGGTCCGGAAAGTGTCACATTTCATGTAGAATTGCCCATGCTTGAAACCGACTACTCAAACGAGGAAAAAGTAACTGGCACAAAATCAACAAGTTTAAAGGAAACCTATCAAGAAAATACAGATGCCGTTGAAGATGAGAGTAAAGTATCCAGTACGAAAAGTGATGAAAGCCGGGACATTATTTTGATCGTTGATGACAATGAGGATCTACGCACCTATGTTTCTTCTATTTTTAATGACGAATTTAATATTGTTACGGCAGATAATGGAAGCATCGGTTTTGAAAAAGCACTGAAACAGGTTCCCGATCTTATCATAACAGACCTGATGATGCCCGAAGAGGATGGACTGAAATTGACCGAAAATTGTAAGACCAACGATGCTACGTCCCACATTCCCATTCTAATGCTCACGGCAAAGGCCGGTGATGAAAATAGACTGACAGGATTGGAAACAGGTGCCGATGCCTATCTGACCAAGCCATTCAACAACAAAATTTTGAAGCAGACTGCCAAAAACTTATTGGAGAGCCGCAGAAAACTACAGGAGCGGTTTAGTCAAGAGATTATTTTAACCCCAAAGGACATATCCATCAGTTCTTATGATGAACGCTTCTTGGAGTCCCTCCAAAATGTTTTGGACGATCATTTGGTCGCATCGGACTTTAATTCAAAAGATTTTGCAAAAGCTTTGGGTATGTCCAGAATGCAACTGCACCGAAAATTAAAAGCGCTCACGGGACAGACCACTACGGAATTTATTCGTAGCCAAAGGCTAAAATTGGCCGCTTCGCTACTACAAAAAAGTGATGTCAATATCTCCGAAATTGGCTATCAGGTAGGCTTTAACGATCATTCCTATTTTACAAAGTGTTTTAGGGAAACCTATGGAACATCTCCCTCTGAATTCAGTAAAAAATAA
- a CDS encoding Crp/Fnr family transcriptional regulator, translating into MLTKIRVRKKAFLLQAGEIARYEYFITKGCLKVYTLDKEGTPHISMFAVEDHWTGDMASFMTKTPSHYFIKATEDSELLGISRTNYDLLFQEIPKFERFYRILYQKSLISYIKRSNQGISLTAEERYIEFKRKYPNIVHRITQKDLAGYIGITPEFMSKIISKVNRM; encoded by the coding sequence TTGCTTACAAAAATAAGGGTCAGAAAAAAAGCCTTTTTATTGCAAGCGGGGGAAATTGCCCGGTACGAATATTTTATAACCAAAGGATGCCTAAAGGTCTATACTTTGGATAAAGAAGGTACTCCACATATTTCTATGTTCGCCGTTGAGGATCATTGGACGGGCGACATGGCCAGTTTTATGACCAAGACCCCATCGCATTATTTTATAAAAGCTACCGAGGATTCTGAATTATTGGGTATTTCAAGGACCAATTACGATTTACTTTTCCAAGAGATACCAAAATTCGAACGCTTCTACCGAATACTCTATCAAAAATCACTCATAAGCTATATAAAACGTTCCAACCAGGGTATATCCTTGACCGCAGAGGAGCGTTATATCGAATTTAAACGAAAATATCCCAATATTGTACATCGAATTACCCAAAAGGACCTCGCGGGCTACATTGGCATTACTCCAGAGTTTATGAGCAAGATCATCTCCAAGGTCAACCGGATGTAA
- a CDS encoding NADPH-dependent FMN reductase, producing MKKIITIAGSNSQNSINKTLLTYTASLLENVEIIPIDLNNYVLPIYGVDFETENGIPPAVKKLDRIFDTADGFLISLAEHNGSYAAVFKNTLDWLSRSNMKVWREKPMLLMATSPGTRGGATVLESARGYFPFMGAKVTDTFSLPSFYEHFMDGKITDENLKEDIRSKLNRFKVTIQS from the coding sequence ATGAAAAAAATCATCACAATAGCAGGAAGCAACAGTCAAAACTCCATTAACAAAACTCTGTTGACCTACACGGCCAGCTTACTTGAAAACGTAGAAATTATCCCAATCGACCTCAACAATTATGTTTTGCCCATTTATGGGGTTGATTTTGAAACTGAGAACGGTATTCCTCCTGCAGTCAAGAAACTGGACAGAATATTTGATACTGCGGATGGCTTTCTGATATCACTCGCCGAACATAATGGCTCATATGCAGCAGTGTTTAAAAATACCTTAGACTGGCTATCCAGGTCAAATATGAAGGTATGGAGAGAAAAACCCATGCTCTTGATGGCCACCTCACCTGGCACTCGAGGTGGAGCGACCGTATTAGAATCCGCAAGGGGCTACTTTCCGTTTATGGGTGCAAAGGTTACGGATACTTTTTCGTTGCCTTCATTTTATGAACACTTTATGGATGGAAAAATCACTGACGAAAATTTGAAAGAAGATATTCGTTCGAAGCTTAACAGGTTTAAAGTAACGATTCAATCATAA
- a CDS encoding DJ-1/PfpI family protein: MKKTILIIAFILPVILFSQSKDTHKKVLMVVSSYGKDMGSTRPGYEFDEFSQAYLIFKNNGLSIDVASPKGGPVESDEYNKDKSYNKIFLEDKSALSLLDDTKATSDVSAEDYDAIYIVGGKGAMFDLPYDPALQDIISNLYLKQGAVISSVCHGPAAFVNVKNGDDYIIKDVELTSFCNIEEELFGKKWVKEFPFSLETKLESRGAIFKQTDFMLSKVVVSGKFVTGQNPFSTTGTAEAVVASMGLTPVKRALYNDERSAYLIQDLLDNTKTMAWVETELTKNKANYDIPLIAAYGYYKILASTENNEGLLKGAELIELASPYFFNENLQLLLAKTYISLDEKEKARDIANELISKNLLKEQAEKLLKSTS, translated from the coding sequence ATGAAGAAAACTATTTTAATCATTGCATTTATTTTACCTGTAATCCTTTTTTCCCAATCCAAAGACACCCACAAAAAAGTTTTGATGGTGGTCAGTAGTTATGGAAAGGATATGGGATCGACACGACCGGGTTACGAATTTGACGAATTCTCCCAAGCCTATTTAATTTTTAAAAATAATGGGCTATCCATTGATGTCGCCAGTCCAAAGGGAGGACCGGTAGAATCGGACGAATACAACAAGGACAAGTCTTACAACAAAATATTCCTAGAGGACAAATCAGCTCTCAGTTTACTGGACGATACCAAAGCTACCTCCGATGTTAGTGCCGAAGATTATGATGCCATCTATATTGTTGGCGGTAAAGGAGCGATGTTTGATCTGCCCTACGACCCTGCCCTTCAAGATATCATTTCAAATTTGTACCTTAAGCAAGGAGCTGTAATATCATCGGTTTGTCATGGTCCAGCGGCCTTTGTTAATGTCAAAAACGGTGATGACTACATTATCAAAGATGTTGAGTTAACCAGTTTTTGTAATATAGAAGAGGAGCTTTTTGGAAAAAAATGGGTAAAGGAGTTCCCGTTTAGCTTGGAAACCAAATTAGAGTCAAGGGGCGCCATTTTTAAGCAAACTGATTTTATGTTGTCCAAAGTTGTTGTGTCGGGAAAGTTTGTTACCGGTCAAAACCCGTTCTCTACAACAGGTACGGCCGAAGCTGTTGTGGCATCTATGGGCCTTACTCCTGTTAAAAGAGCATTGTACAATGATGAGAGGAGTGCATATCTAATACAGGACCTATTGGATAACACAAAAACCATGGCATGGGTTGAAACAGAACTTACCAAAAACAAAGCCAACTACGACATACCATTGATAGCAGCCTACGGCTATTATAAAATTCTGGCCTCCACCGAGAACAATGAGGGATTATTAAAAGGAGCTGAATTGATCGAGTTGGCCTCACCATACTTTTTTAATGAGAATCTACAATTGTTATTGGCCAAAACCTATATTTCGTTGGATGAAAAAGAAAAAGCAAGGGATATAGCTAACGAATTGATTTCTAAAAACCTGCTAAAAGAACAAGCTGAAAAACTGCTTAAATCCACCAGCTGA
- a CDS encoding 5-carboxymethyl-2-hydroxymuconate Delta-isomerase, which translates to MPHFVIDCSTPILEQELPEDIMQKVYDTVKSTGLFVPEEIKVRIRPFQHYNTGNTDDDFIHVFANIMEGRNTIQKMNLSKQIVTALKAMFPKVPIISMNVRDFEKATYCNKEMV; encoded by the coding sequence ATGCCACATTTTGTAATAGACTGTTCAACACCAATTCTAGAGCAGGAGTTGCCGGAAGATATCATGCAGAAAGTCTATGACACGGTAAAATCAACCGGATTATTTGTGCCGGAAGAAATAAAAGTACGTATTCGTCCTTTTCAACATTACAATACGGGAAATACGGATGATGATTTCATCCACGTTTTTGCGAACATCATGGAAGGAAGAAATACTATCCAAAAAATGAACCTGTCAAAACAAATTGTAACAGCATTAAAAGCAATGTTTCCAAAGGTTCCCATTATTTCAATGAATGTAAGGGATTTCGAGAAAGCTACCTATTGTAACAAAGAAATGGTTTAA
- a CDS encoding type 1 glutamine amidotransferase domain-containing protein: MKKVCLVLLIVSFILACTKDEKGKVLIIVSNTEDMGDPEKHFAGNNLWEVAPPYHIFVSHGYEVDFVSPTGEKVPFSMDPMGISSYAIKYEDFNGKVEASLTPDQVDYKNYKAVFIGGGYGPLFDVADNEDMLEIIANIYEAVGVVGGCGHGPGAFANVKLSNGEYMVKDKKVTGFPNSTEVTKSWAKQGTLLPIMLEDQLRANGAKFQNKSDLNDKHDVLVDERIVTTMFLPSSAIVAKEMIHEMEKTHN; the protein is encoded by the coding sequence ATGAAAAAAGTATGCTTAGTCTTATTGATAGTCTCATTTATCCTTGCCTGCACTAAGGATGAAAAGGGGAAGGTCCTAATTATAGTTTCAAATACAGAAGATATGGGAGACCCAGAAAAACACTTCGCGGGCAACAATCTATGGGAGGTAGCACCTCCATACCACATTTTTGTTTCTCATGGATATGAAGTGGATTTTGTTTCACCCACGGGTGAAAAGGTGCCTTTCTCCATGGATCCTATGGGCATAAGCAGTTATGCCATTAAATATGAAGATTTCAATGGTAAGGTTGAAGCCTCATTAACACCAGATCAGGTAGATTATAAAAACTATAAGGCTGTTTTTATTGGAGGGGGTTATGGGCCACTATTTGATGTTGCAGATAACGAAGATATGCTTGAAATAATTGCCAATATATATGAAGCTGTCGGAGTCGTCGGGGGATGCGGACATGGTCCTGGCGCTTTTGCCAATGTCAAACTGAGTAATGGCGAATATATGGTCAAGGATAAAAAAGTGACCGGATTTCCAAATTCAACGGAGGTTACCAAAAGCTGGGCTAAACAAGGAACCTTGTTGCCTATAATGCTAGAGGATCAATTACGTGCTAATGGAGCTAAGTTTCAAAACAAAAGTGACCTGAACGATAAACATGATGTGTTGGTTGACGAGCGAATTGTAACAACGATGTTTCTTCCCTCTTCCGCCATTGTTGCCAAAGAAATGATACATGAAATGGAAAAAACACATAATTAG
- a CDS encoding purple acid phosphatase family protein has protein sequence MVAKQRFSARRFSLMVMLSIFAISCKQTNTKSNDHHNQGDGNDGHHHTHYVELDTVLSHKLIFPSKVPDRVIANLPENASTTLAVNWRTNQQIDTAYLEVAVATDGPEFKLGDVQRINASTQKFENKHERHNEPLVKANFHSASITDLQPNTTYVYRVGTDMFGTDGDKLWTEWFQYTTASDKEGEEFSFIYFGDAQNDVKSMWSRVIRNSYKKFPSVDFMLHAGDLINSQDSNLEWGEWFHAGSFIHATVPSMMTPGNHEYRGEELTTLWKPQFNLPKNGPKDLESVSETTYVLDYQDLKIVSIDAVLFDRNEESREPQVQWLDSVLASNTKKWTALTMHFPLYTPAQRREDNAALIENLKPLIDKYKVDLVLQGHDHTYARGQISNESSGVTTMSDAGTIYAVSVSGPKMYESTNKDWIERRGEFTQLFQIITIKGDKLSYEAYTPIGTLYDAFDLIKKGEKKQLINRIPDTPIRLKKDFVE, from the coding sequence ATGGTAGCCAAACAAAGATTTTCGGCACGTAGATTTTCGTTGATGGTCATGTTGTCCATTTTTGCGATTTCGTGCAAACAGACCAATACCAAATCTAACGACCATCATAACCAAGGAGATGGAAATGATGGCCACCACCACACACACTACGTGGAGTTGGATACGGTGCTTTCCCATAAACTGATATTTCCAAGTAAAGTCCCGGATAGGGTAATTGCCAATTTGCCAGAGAATGCCTCCACAACACTAGCGGTGAACTGGCGTACCAATCAACAGATAGATACCGCTTATCTAGAGGTTGCGGTGGCTACCGATGGCCCCGAATTTAAATTGGGAGATGTTCAACGTATAAATGCATCTACCCAAAAATTTGAAAATAAGCATGAAAGGCACAATGAACCTTTGGTGAAGGCCAATTTTCACTCGGCCAGTATAACGGATTTACAGCCCAATACCACTTATGTATACCGGGTGGGAACCGATATGTTCGGAACAGATGGTGATAAACTTTGGACTGAATGGTTCCAGTATACTACAGCTTCCGATAAAGAAGGGGAGGAATTTAGCTTCATATATTTTGGTGATGCACAGAACGATGTTAAATCCATGTGGAGCCGTGTAATCCGAAATTCGTATAAGAAATTCCCGTCTGTGGATTTTATGTTACATGCAGGGGACTTGATCAACAGTCAAGATTCCAATTTGGAGTGGGGCGAGTGGTTCCATGCCGGAAGTTTTATCCATGCCACAGTACCAAGCATGATGACTCCGGGCAATCATGAATATCGGGGCGAAGAGCTCACAACTTTATGGAAGCCCCAATTTAATCTGCCCAAAAATGGTCCTAAAGATTTGGAATCGGTTTCTGAGACCACATATGTTTTGGATTATCAAGATTTGAAAATAGTTTCCATAGACGCAGTACTTTTTGATAGGAATGAAGAATCCAGGGAGCCACAAGTTCAATGGCTGGATTCTGTTTTGGCCAGCAACACCAAGAAATGGACAGCTCTGACCATGCACTTTCCCCTGTACACCCCTGCCCAGAGAAGAGAAGATAATGCCGCCTTGATAGAAAACCTTAAACCATTGATAGATAAATATAAGGTAGACCTAGTTTTGCAGGGGCACGATCATACTTATGCAAGAGGACAGATCAGTAACGAAAGCTCTGGGGTAACCACCATGTCCGACGCAGGAACAATCTACGCAGTATCCGTTAGTGGCCCTAAAATGTACGAATCCACCAATAAGGACTGGATAGAAAGAAGAGGGGAATTTACCCAATTGTTCCAGATCATAACCATAAAAGGGGATAAGTTGAGCTATGAGGCCTACACACCGATCGGAACTTTGTACGATGCCTTCGATTTGATCAAAAAAGGGGAGAAGAAACAATTGATCAATCGCATTCCAGATACGCCTATTCGACTAAAAAAGGATTTTGTTGAGTAA
- the deoC gene encoding deoxyribose-phosphate aldolase, which produces MELADFIDHTNLKPTATVSDIQKLCDEAIKHHFYAVCVNGCNVAVAKKAIKESPVKLAAVIGFPLGAMSTKAKIFEAMDCIDHGADEIDMVINIGWLKSGMFDAVREEIKAIKEAIGETVLKVIIETCYLTNAEKEEACSLAKDARADFVKTSTGFGTGGATYDDVVLMKGIVGDELKIKASGGVKDQATAKKYIELGVSRIGTSSGPDLIK; this is translated from the coding sequence ATGGAATTAGCCGATTTTATAGACCATACCAATTTAAAACCCACGGCCACCGTTTCGGATATCCAAAAATTATGTGATGAGGCCATAAAACATCATTTTTATGCCGTTTGTGTAAATGGCTGTAATGTTGCGGTTGCCAAGAAAGCAATAAAGGAATCACCAGTAAAGCTTGCTGCGGTAATCGGATTTCCACTTGGCGCCATGTCCACCAAAGCCAAAATATTTGAAGCAATGGACTGCATAGACCATGGTGCGGACGAAATTGATATGGTGATCAATATTGGTTGGTTAAAATCGGGCATGTTCGATGCAGTTCGTGAAGAAATCAAGGCCATAAAAGAAGCCATAGGGGAAACCGTATTGAAAGTGATTATAGAAACTTGCTACCTTACCAATGCCGAAAAGGAGGAAGCGTGCTCTTTAGCCAAGGATGCCAGAGCCGATTTTGTAAAGACTTCCACTGGTTTTGGAACGGGAGGAGCTACCTATGATGATGTTGTACTGATGAAGGGGATAGTCGGCGACGAACTAAAAATAAAAGCATCTGGCGGAGTAAAAGATCAAGCAACCGCAAAAAAATATATTGAGCTAGGAGTTTCCAGAATTGGCACATCCTCTGGGCCCGATTTAATAAAATAA
- the deoD gene encoding purine-nucleoside phosphorylase yields the protein MSTHIEAKPGEIAETVLMPGDPLRAKWIAETFLENPICYNKIRGMLGYTGTYKGNRVSVQGSGMGMPSAMIYFHELINDYGVKNIIRVGSAGSYQKDVKLNDVVLAMAASTTSGMNNSRFINSDYSPTADFDLFIKAVNYARENNINIKAGNVLSSDEFYGDDPEEYKLWAQYGVLCVEMETAGLYTIAAKYNIKALTVLTISDSLVTGERLPAKDRETTFGDMVQIALAAAIT from the coding sequence ATGAGCACTCACATAGAAGCCAAACCTGGTGAAATTGCCGAAACCGTTTTAATGCCCGGTGATCCTTTACGGGCCAAATGGATTGCGGAAACCTTTCTGGAAAATCCCATTTGCTATAACAAGATTCGGGGCATGTTGGGTTACACCGGAACTTATAAAGGAAATCGGGTTTCGGTACAAGGCAGTGGAATGGGAATGCCCTCGGCCATGATCTATTTTCATGAACTCATCAATGATTATGGCGTAAAAAATATAATCCGTGTAGGTTCGGCAGGATCGTATCAAAAAGATGTAAAACTAAACGACGTGGTCCTCGCGATGGCCGCATCCACCACTTCTGGTATGAACAACTCCAGGTTTATAAACTCGGATTATTCGCCCACAGCCGATTTTGACCTTTTTATAAAGGCCGTGAACTACGCCAGGGAAAACAATATCAACATAAAAGCAGGAAATGTGCTATCGTCGGACGAGTTCTACGGCGATGATCCTGAGGAATACAAGTTATGGGCCCAATATGGTGTACTTTGCGTGGAAATGGAAACGGCAGGTTTGTACACCATCGCCGCCAAATACAATATTAAGGCGCTAACAGTCCTTACCATTTCCGACTCCTTGGTAACAGGTGAACGTCTTCCGGCCAAGGATCGCGAAACCACATTCGGGGACATGGTCCAAATTGCCCTTGCAGCCGCAATAACGTAA